The following nucleotide sequence is from Azoarcus sp. CIB.
GCGCTGCGCTACCTCGCGCACGGTGCGCCGGTGTCGCCGCAGGAGATCGTCATCACCTCGGGCGCGATGGAGGGGCTCAACCTGTGCCTGCAGGCGGTCACGCGCCCCGGCGACCTGATCGCGATCGAGTCGCCGACCTTCTATGCCGGACTGCAGGCGAGCGAGCGGCTGGGGCTCAAGGTCATCGAGATCCCGACCCATCCGCGCGAAGGCGTGAGCCTGCCGGCGCTGGAGGACGCGCTGCGCCACCATCCGGTGAAAGCCTGTCTCCTGATGCTGAACTTCGCCAACCCGACCGGCAGCCTCGTGCCGGACGAGCGCAGGAAGGCGCTGGTCGAGCTATTGCGCCGCTTCGAGGTGCCGCTGATCGAGGACGACGTCTATGCCGAGCTGTACTTCGGCCGGCAGGCGCCGCTATGCACGAAGGCGGTGGATGCGGACGGCCTGGTGATGCACGTGTCCTCATTCTCGAAGTGCCTCGCGCCCGGCTACCGCGTCGGCTGGGTCGCGGCGGGGCGCTACGCCGGGCGCATCCAGCGCCTGAAGCTCGCGACCAGCCTCGCGACCACGGTGCCGGTGCAGATCGCGCTGGCGGACTACCTGAAGCACGGCGGCTACGAGAACCACCTGCGCCAGCTGCGGCGCAAGCTAGCCGAACAGGAGGTCGCGCTGATCGCCGCGATCGAGCAGCATTTCCCGCCCGGCACGCGGCTCGCGCGGCCGCAGGGCGGCTATTTCCTGTGGCTGGAGCTGCCGCGCCAGGTCGACACGCTGCTGCTGCACCAGCAGGCGCTCGCGCACGGCATCAGCATCGCGCCGGGGCCTATTTTTTCCGCGAAGCGCGAATTCGGCCACTGGCTGCGGCTCAACTTCGGCCATCCCGACTCGGAGCGCCAGCAGGCGGCGATGGCGACGCTGGGGCGGCTCATCGCGCAGCAGCTATAGCGTCGCCCAGCGCGCGAACTCGCGGCCGAAGAAGGCGATCAGCACCAGCGCGAGCGGCGCGAAGGCGACGAAGCCCTTCAGCACGCGGCGGATGAAGGGATGGGCGAGCTCCGCCTCGATGAAGCGCTCGGCGATCAGCATGCCCTTCGCCCACACGATCGCCGCGACCACCACCGGCAGCCACGCCGCGCCGTGGAACCACTGCCCCAACAACAGGCTCAGCAGGGTCAGCGCGACGAGGATCAGCCAGGCCGCGGTCAGCGGGGCCAGTGTGGTGGCGGGTTTCCGTTCGGTCGGGCTCATGGGTCAGGCCAGCACGTAGAAGAAGGGGAAGAGGACCAGCCAGATGATGTCGGTGGCGTGCCAGTAGCTCGCCAGCGCCTCCAGCCCGCTGTGCTCGTCGGCCGAGTAGGCGCCGGCGACGTGGCGTGCGAGCACCCACAGCATGCCGAGGATGCCCCAGGTCGCATGCACCAGGTGGTTGATCGTCAGGTAGTAGTAGACGGTGAAGAAGATGCCCGCTTCGCCGTCGATGCCGTGCGCGAGGTTCCAGCGGATCTCGAGGAACTTTGCCACCGGATAGCCGAGCGCCACGACCAGCCCGGCGACGAGCCACCACAGCGAGCGCCGGCGCTGGCCGGCGCGCATCGTCACGACCGACGCGGCAATGAAGAAGCTGCTCGTCACCATCAGCAGCGTGATGACGGTGCCGGAAATCCGCGACAGGCGCTCCGAACCATGCTCGAAGGCCTCGGGGAAATGCGCGCGGGCGACGAAATAGACGATGAAGAGCACGGCGAACTCGACGAATTCGCAGCTGATGCCCACCCAGATGCCGCTGTTGCCGGGGACCCGCCCGGCCTGCCCGGCGTCCTGCCGCGGCAGGGGAGCGGGAATCGCGATCGTCGTCATGGCTGTGCGCCTATTGTGCAATCTGCTCATTGTCGTCCGATCCGGCCGGTGATCACAGACACAGCCGATCGCGTTTCGGATCGGCACAGATCCGCTCCGCTTTCCGCCGCAGGATGAAATCTGTTCCTGTCGGAAATGTGCTTTTCTGGAGCTGTTCCTGTCGGTCGCCCGGTGATGTACTCGCCTCCGGCGTCGACCGGGGAATTGTCTCCCCCGGCCCGCATCCGGAGGAAGGCAGGAATGGGCAAGTCCGTCAGCAAGGTGCGCGAGGCGAAGCTGGAGCTGTACCGCAAGCAGGGAAAGATCCACGCGCGGGCCGTCGCGGGCCGCTTCAACACGCTGCGCTGGGCAGTTGTGTGGCTCACGCAGATCGTCTTCTATGGCGGCTGCTGGCTCACGTGGGAGGGCAACGGCGCGCTGCGGCAGGCCGTCCTCTTCGACATCGCGGACGAGAAGTTCTACCTCTTCGGCCTCGTGCTGTGGCCGCAGGACGCGCTGCTGCTCGCGCTGGCGCTGATCCTCGCGGCGACCGCGCTGTTCCTCGTCACCGCGCTCGCGGGGCGCCTGTTCTGCGGCTTCGCCTGTCCGCAGACGGTGTACACCACGATTTTCACGTGGGTCGAGGCGAAGGTCGAGGGCGACCACCTCGATCGCCTGAAGCTCGACCGCAGCCCGATGAGCGCACGCAAGCTCCTGCTCAAGGGCGCCAAGCACGGCCTGTGGCTGCTGATCGCGGCATGGACGGCGATCACCTTCGTCGGCTACTTCACGCCGATCCGCGCGCTGCTGCCGGCGCTCGCCGTCGGCGCCACCGGCCCGTGGGAGAGCTTCTGGCTGATCTTCTACGGCCTCTTCCTGCACGTGCAGGCCGGCTTCGCACGCGAGGCCGTGTGCCAGCACATGTGCCCGTACTCGCGCTTCCAGGGCGTGATGTTCGACCGCAACACCGCGACCGTCAGCTACGACCTCCGCCGCGGCGA
It contains:
- the ccoG gene encoding cytochrome c oxidase accessory protein CcoG translates to MGKSVSKVREAKLELYRKQGKIHARAVAGRFNTLRWAVVWLTQIVFYGGCWLTWEGNGALRQAVLFDIADEKFYLFGLVLWPQDALLLALALILAATALFLVTALAGRLFCGFACPQTVYTTIFTWVEAKVEGDHLDRLKLDRSPMSARKLLLKGAKHGLWLLIAAWTAITFVGYFTPIRALLPALAVGATGPWESFWLIFYGLFLHVQAGFAREAVCQHMCPYSRFQGVMFDRNTATVSYDLRRGEPRQARGRAEGGGDCIDCGICVEVCPTGVDIREGLQLGCINCGLCIDACDTVMTRVGTPSGLIRFASERELAGAAAGGRARLAVYGGLSLAVVALGAWSLGQRSLLQVDVLRDRGALLRETAAGRIENAYTLKLKNLDDAPREFVVDVSGVPGIEVVGERAFAVAAGSVRPVSLTLSAPAGTPLSGVRPITFRIAAGHDAARSVQEPSSFILP
- a CDS encoding cytochrome c oxidase subunit 3 family protein, translated to MTTIAIPAPLPRQDAGQAGRVPGNSGIWVGISCEFVEFAVLFIVYFVARAHFPEAFEHGSERLSRISGTVITLLMVTSSFFIAASVVTMRAGQRRRSLWWLVAGLVVALGYPVAKFLEIRWNLAHGIDGEAGIFFTVYYYLTINHLVHATWGILGMLWVLARHVAGAYSADEHSGLEALASYWHATDIIWLVLFPFFYVLA
- a CDS encoding PLP-dependent aminotransferase family protein translates to MSRYQDLAEQTEKLIADGVLRAGDRLPSVRQACRTHKVSPITVTQAYYLLEGRGLIEARPKSGYFVRARLGRNLPEPDMTRPLGGSTQLEVSDFIFQILDSVRDPAIVPLGSSFPSPYLYPLDRLGRFLANAARRLDPLATVTDLPPGNEELRRQLALRYLAHGAPVSPQEIVITSGAMEGLNLCLQAVTRPGDLIAIESPTFYAGLQASERLGLKVIEIPTHPREGVSLPALEDALRHHPVKACLLMLNFANPTGSLVPDERRKALVELLRRFEVPLIEDDVYAELYFGRQAPLCTKAVDADGLVMHVSSFSKCLAPGYRVGWVAAGRYAGRIQRLKLATSLATTVPVQIALADYLKHGGYENHLRQLRRKLAEQEVALIAAIEQHFPPGTRLARPQGGYFLWLELPRQVDTLLLHQQALAHGISIAPGPIFSAKREFGHWLRLNFGHPDSERQQAAMATLGRLIAQQL